Part of the Amblyomma americanum isolate KBUSLIRL-KWMA chromosome 7, ASM5285725v1, whole genome shotgun sequence genome, gtaataataataattgatttggtggaaaggaaatggcgcggcatctgtctcatatcagcggacactcgaaggtaagggataaaggagggagtgaaagaagaaaattaaggaagaggtgccgtagtggagggctgcggaataatttcgaccacctggtgatctttaacgtgcactgacatcgcacagcacacgggcgccttagcattttgcctccataaaaacgcagccgccgcggtcgggttcaaacccgggaactccggatcagtagccgagcgccctaactactgagccaccgcggcgggtacacagGCACGTGGCCAGAAATTTTTCGGGAGGGGCCTGAGGCAGTTGTATAGGTGGTATGCCCTGGCGTGCCTGGCTATCATATTGAGTATTGCAACGCGAGAAGAGCCCTTCGTGCTTTTAATGCACGCAACCGGTCGGCCTTTATGTGTTCGCAGCGCAATATCGCACGCTGACTAGCATGCTGATGATGGAAGCAAAATCGGAGCGCTGCAGGCCAGGGAGCTAAGAGCGCTCGCACCACCCAAACAGCAGGCGTGGCTGGCCGCTAGCGCTACTGCGCTGCGCAAGTTGCAATTGGTGGAAAGAATGCACGTGGCActccagtggcaaagcgagaaaacAAGCAAAACTATCACGCACATATCAAATTAGCCCAAACAAACCGAGTCCTCCCTTCCAAGGGATGGAGTCACAGGAGCGAAGGGAGGCTCCTCAGCGCAACTCAGAGGAGGTGCTACAGCTTCGCATCACGGGCTGGGCCTTGAGGGTCGCCGCGGCCCAACAGTGCCCAACCGTCTAGAGCGGCCCGAGGGCCTGTCGCCGTCCTGCTCAACACCCCTTCACCCACCCTTACCTGAACCACTGAAGTGTATCTAATAAAGTTACCACCAACCAACCTATCGCAAACCGGATGAGCGCGCCTATCTCTGATGGCGACAGGCAGACGGCGTAAAATAGACCTTTggccacgcgctccgctgttcgcatttcatttgacgccggtAGTGCAGTCTGAATCACCCTTTTGTAGAGTGCAAAGCGTGatcactcatatgctatttattacctGAAAATACGCAGAGGGagcagctagctacaaaacatcaacgaggcgtTCGTCTGAAGTACAAGGCTATCCAAGGGGGGCTTCAACTTCGGagatatcggcggcgaacgtttgtacgCACCGACAATGGCGACCGGGTCTCCCCATGCGAGCCGCATTGATAGGACAACGCCATCGTCGGGCATTTGCTGGAGGAGGCAgtgagagcgcgcgtttgctgcttTCGCTTCGCTACCCTGAACCAGAAGTCCGGCGGCAGGGCGCCACGGACCTTCCGTGTGCCTCCCCAGGGAGGCGGCGAGAGCGTGCGGCCACAACCGCCCTGATGCTGGCCGGAACCCGAAAAGACTGTCCCCGGCTGCGCGTAGTTTCGCGTCGCCGTCTACATGGCTCCTTCCTCTCGTCGCTGCTTCCGCAGCTTGCATACGCTTCCGCAGCGAAGGGAGGAGGGTAAAAACGGGCTCAGTTCACTGAAAAAGAAACAGATCTAAGGCATATCAGGAaagaatcgttctatgataacttaagaggcagtgccctatACTCTTTGAATCTAGATCAGGGGATCTTAGAACGccctgctacaaaaaaaaaattaacgaaaatGACACGTGTACTCTATGTGGTAGATCTGTAGACACAATTGAACACCTCGTATTCAAATGTCATGGTagccatccggatgtcgatgcaggcacagtcactctcacTGAGGTCCTAGGGGTTacagataacaatggtcatgtaaataaatctgtgatGGAAgtaagcaaaaagcgattggaagatgggggactcaaaaaaaaaacatatttaaagaaaatggcgaattatAAGACCGATTTAGAACACACTTAAATAAAAATACGGAaaggaagccgatcatagtggcaACTTCCACCACCCCCTTTTGAAGGGGAAGCTCTTAATTCTTTCACACTGGCAAGTCACAGAGGTCGTGGGACAGGTTTAAATCGATTTGTCACGCTCCCTCCCCGCTTTCCTAGTGCTTCGGAAACCGTAACTAATTGACCGAAACCGCTCATGCGACGTTCGCGACTCGCCACTGTGAACCTGCCTTACCCCTCGCCCAGCCGGTCATGTCCCTACGCATGATGGTCATGAAGTGTCACCGGTGTCAAgcttgtttcacatgcaagcgaaaaccgTAGGGAATCTTGCTGTCGCGGCGCAGAAACCTGTTTTTGAGTCGTCGTGGTGAGCGGCGAGGATCAAAGTTCGAGACATTTGCAGCGACGCGCCGCCCAATCGctcattcgcttgcatgtgaaccagccttcaGCGTTGATCGAAAACTTACGACTAACCGAGCGGTTCGTGACGTCACTACCACATGATCTCGCGTGCGTAATTCAGACATCCCCGTGCGATCACATTCTTCCCGTATTTATTTATATGCTACTCGGTAAACGCGCATAACGGGCATGGTGAATGTCAAATTGGTGCCAGCGTACTAGGATTGGTCGGAAACGTCTGAAGGACATTTATATATTGAAAGTGACGTAAATGCGGTGACAAGTAAATTGGGGTGAACTAAGTGgtattcgaacccacgacccttcGAATGTGAGGCGGGCGCACTGCCCATGGGCCACAAACGGTCATCGGTTTAACTGGGATAGAGGTTGACAGCtaaatgcgttgtggtctttgacttgctGTGCTGTCTTCAGGATATGTGCCGACGGATGCAAACATCCACTACACTATCGTATGTGCTACTTCCGCTGAGACGTAGAACAGTCCAGGATCATAATCTGCCAATCGTTGCAAGCAGCTTCTATCTACCCTGTGAAAGGAGCAAGTAACAAGATCGAGAATAGGGCATTACAATCTCTGGaagtacatgccacgccagtacaCTCACGTGATCTGTACTTCTTGATAGCGCAGGCTCATGCATACGTGTTCGCGGGCCGATTGAAGGCGCACTGTAGATGGGGCGTACAAGTAACCGCTCTCGCTGTAGCAGCTCGCTTCACAGTAATCGGCTCACATATCCTTGACTTGTATCTAGCTTACACGGATTAAGGAATGTAAATGATTAAATGCGGTGTTCTTAAATCAGTTATTAAATTTATACTTTTTTGATTGGCTTGAAGCCCATAATCAAGATATTGTTTCCGAATACAGAGCCTGTTTCCGAATACAGAGCAAACGTTGTTTGCTTGCGTATTTCCTGTAATTATACGGCTAGTTTTTATTATTGCCACTTTCCTGGTGCATCTTGCTGATATTACTTTCTTCTCTGCCGCTGATCTTATGGGAGCAAGTCAAACCGCATAATTGTGGATTTTTCCATTTTCTTACCATATTTGTGCATAATGTTGTGCTCTGTGTGGAGGGTAGGCCAGACTTGATACTACGATGCTACAACACAGCAGTGCAAGATTTCTAAACAAAAACAAGTTGCATGAAGGAGAAGTTATGCTAACAACGAACGCATGACACTTTATCGACTCTTTTGGCCGACAAACGTTCCTCTATGTCCAAGGCACATTCCTTGTGACCTTCCTGACGAAATAGTGCAAGGGTAACTATTGTGCTGTACTGTTTAGTTGCAAGTCCTACTCAGTACTTTTTAGATTCTAGTCAGGTGGTAGTTGTCTGTCTTCTGATGCTCCATGTCTTGCGGAGTATTGTGTTGACTTTAAGTACCAACTGTACCATATACTGCAGTTATATTACTCCAAAGGTAAGTAGGAATAGCCAGAATTGGCAGAGAACACCACTGCGACTAACCTGCAGGTCATTCACATTTCTGCTTCCTGTGCCTGAAGTTTCAGCAAGATGGCTGTCTGCACTGACAGCGACTTTGATAATATGTTGCTTGTGCTTTTAATGGTCATACAAAACCTTATGCGCAGAACGAGCTGCATAGTGTAATTGTTTCACAATGGTACACTTCACAGTTTTATAATTTCACTTTCTGTTTCGCTACCCGTTATTTGGTTGAGAGCATTGAGAGTTCGCTTTCACGCTAAATTTTTCCAACCTGGTGACCGTCTAGCGGAAGTTAAAGGGACGGGCGGAGCATGTTAGCGGGTCGAAAAGGACCGACGTGTTTTTAGGATAACAGGACgacttttaaggaaaggacgtagcCAGAGGCAGGAGAGAATCGAATAAGGAGCTCTGCCTAAGATATTTAATTGCTTGGATACGGCGACCTGCGGTCGGTGCAGGGCAGGCTAGCGGGACATCATAGGGAGAGGCCTCTGTCCTTAAGTAGACGGGGTAGCAATGATggctgtggtggtggtagtggtaagGGTGTGATGCTATCATGCTTACGTTCCTGGTAACGCACCTAATTTCGCTCAGTTAATATTTTTAAACAGGTCGCTCATTAGGCAAGTATCAGATGTTGGCAGCCACTTCGCGCTTTTATCAGTAATAAATAACTATCAAAAAGCTACAGGCAAATGGAAGGTTCATTAAAAAGGGCATGAGTGTCTTaggaaccaattaaaaaaaacgagGACTTTACTCACTATTCCTCTCTACTAGGAGAGCTGACCAACCTCTCGGCCGCTGAATTCACTTTCAAATTTCGGAGAAGTTTTATTAACCCTGTACTGCAGTCAAAAGTGCGCGCTAAGAAAACGGAGCTAAGACAGCTACATGTTACATATTTCGCTTTTGTACTCCAGGATGCTGCTTCTCATGAGCCATGGACGACTCGTGTGAACAGGCAGCAACACCGAACCAGAACCCTGCCGTGAACGCTTCTTGTGGGCAGGCAGCACCGGTGAACCAGGAATATGCAGGGAATGACTCGTGTGGACAGGCAGCCTCGTTGAACCAGCACTGTACCGGGGGCGACTCCGCTTTCTGGCGCCATATTCCTCCCCCTCTGCCCTCGTTACTGCCTAGACAACAGCCGCATCCCTACTACGGCGGTTTTACATGGCCACCGTACAATCCCTACCAACAGTACTGGAATGGAGCCTACTATGGTTTGAATGGAGCCTACTATGTTTGGAATGCAGGCTACTATGGTTGGCCTGTACAGCATGCGCCCCAAGCCACGGCAGATTTTGAATGTCATTCTACAGTCATGCAAGAAAGGCCCTCATATCAAGAGCCTACCAGCCATACGGGTGAGAGCCATGATGCTACGCCAATGGATATCTCACCTTGTGCTAGCCCTGTAGATGCGGATAAAAGCTATACATCAACGAAGACTGAAGCAGAAGCATCCGCACTGAAAGGAACAAAATGCTCCCAAGGAGTAAACGAATCACTCAACCCGCATAAAGCACAAAAAGTTGACCCCCGCTTAGCTTCGTCATCTGCGCTGCCGCTGTCAGAAAGATGCCAGCCTTGCAGGAGAAAGATGCTGGCTCAAACGAGAGGTGAAGGTAGTGATTATTTAGCGGATCAGTGTTCCTCTAAAGTGAGATTAAGTTCAGAGAAAGCGGCTCACAAAATGTCTTGTGGCTCCGGAATGACAAAAACAGAAGTAGAGAGAGCACATCAGGGACCGACTGCAGTCACTGAATCGACGCCTGTACCACACTGCGGACCTGTGGGTGCTAGTTTTCAGAAAACTAGCGAGTATGTCCCAAGTGGGCTTGCTGGGTATACGAAGCACACCGCAAAGCCCATTTCCGTGTTTGTTCCAGTCGCCAACGATCTTAGGTCCCAAACTAATAACGTTGTCAAAAAGCAAAGATCAAAGACTCTTGTTAAGATTGACTGTGTGAACGCAGGGGATGCCCTCAGTTTGGGACAAGAATTCTGTCAAGAGCGACGGCCACTATTTGAAAAGGCTGACATGTCAAAAGGGACCCAGGCTGGAAAGCCGGGTTTCAACCCGCGCCCACAAAAATTTGCTGAACACTCGGTTAACGGAGCAGCAAATGGAGCTTGTGGAGGTGGAAATCGTCCTACTAGTGATGATGCCAAAGGCCAGAAGCTGTCGGGGTCATACTCACCACATCCGGCAGTGGACATTACTACTAAAAATGCAATTCTCTCTGAAGTGGGCCTCTTATTGGGCAGCCGTGTAGAGGATTTGGACGAACCGCTCATGCTTTCGTCGGAACTTACGAAGCTCGATGAAGGCTGGCTGTGGCGCTTTCAGTGACGCTGGGCTGATGGGAACGCCGTTTTTTTTCCATCGCGTCAGAACGTTTCTCCTGTCAGACATTTGTTTACATGCTTCTGGTATGTGTTCTTATTTATAGTGTGTTATACATGTGTGATACTGCAGACGAAGTAGTCGCCAAGCTTAACGTCAGTGTTTGAGTCCGTTGTCTTGGTAAAGGTAAGCTTTGTGAGCCGTACATAACTGCTGTTTGAGCGCGTTGAGGAACCGCCAAAGAGGAAGTTTGTGCTTCCGCACTAGATATTATAGTTTACCATTGTTGCAATTTCTTGCAATTCTAGTGCCTGTTAAGTCGGAGAAGAAATTGAAGTTTCAAACACGGGCAAATCCGCATGAAGGAATAGAAAAGGCAATGCTTCTAGTATTGTTGCGAGAGACGAAGTGCGTTGTCTGTTTCTGCCTTTGATTGCGTTCAGAATTTTTGTCGACCTATGAGTATTGTTTTCTAGAATCTAAGTGCCTAGACAACAAGGCAATCAGAAAGACAACATAAGCAAATTTTCACCTGCCAGGACCGATTTTCGTTCCTGTTCTTATGGAACGCAGATCACGATCGAAAGTGGAGGCGGAAACATGGTCTTCAAGGAACTTGGAAAAAGTTGGAACGCGCTAATCATACTGGCTCAGATAGCCTCTGTCTTCCAAAATTGTGTAGCGCCAGCACTTACACTCGCCacatgcactctaaacagaaaggagtaaaaagcgagtaaactgtaaaagggagtgcgctagaggatatATTACTCTCTTTTAACTCCATTATAGGCATATTCGCGTTTAGAGCGCAGAAAATACTCTCCTCGGTGGATTTATGCCTATGCATCAATATAAAGAAAGGCACAAGCCATGGGAGGTAGGTATGTAATGAATAGTTGAAGCTTGTAAACCTGCTCTTAATACAATTCCAGCCTCTAAACTGTCGGCACATAATCTTAAACTGGCCGATCGAGACCACTGCCTAcccgtgtgtgcgtgcgcgtttaTGTGCTTGCATGTATGTGTATGTTGCTCCGTCACCAGGTGGCAAGAGCAGCCTTGGTTTCAAAAGCTTTGCTGTTATATTCACAGGGGGTATATTGTAAGCGGGTACAATCGCCGAGTTTCGAGCGACAGAGGGGGAGGCAAAGATTTAAGGGAGAAAAATCTAGTGGGTCTCTTACCTCTGAAGTGGCGAAAACGTGCCAGGGTGCTCATTTTTGCTGGATTACACTGTAATCAGAGCATTAAACATGATTTGCGTGGCTTGTGTTTTTCATTGCAACAGCGTGCCTCTGGAATAAAGCATTGTTTACACATAAAGATACACGCCGTACTCCCTACGAACATCTATAGTAAGGCCCAGTGGTGCGGCCCAGAGATCCAGTCTTCTACTTGAGGAGGTCGACCTGTAGGCAGTCCGCATCAGAGATGTTTCTGTCAAGTGGCATGTAAAATAGGGGCAGGTCCAGAGTAGGTGCCTATGTTCACCTCGCAGAAAGGAGTGGCACACAAACAGCAGAAGTCGCCGAAGTGGACACGGTGCTGTGCCGACAACGACCAGGTTGCCGCTGCGGTGAGGGCAACACCGATGCGTAACTTTCAAAGCAAGACTTCTTCCGTCAGCCGCCTTGTAGTAATGGTACTTTTGTTTACCAAGTCAATTCTTTCGTTAACGTGTTTTGTAAGGGGGAGGTGTGGAAGTGACTGTGTGCGCGCGAAGGCTATCGAATCTAATTCGCAAGGAATTGTCGGTCCGTCCTACTTGCGGCATTTCGCACTCGGCACACTTCAGCATGCATACAACGTGCCTCGAATCAATGCTTAGGCTTTCCCTAATGAAATGCTTGAAAATTGTATATGTCTTCTGAAcgactagccgccgcggtggatgaatggttatggcgcttcgctgctggcctgaaagactggttcgatcccggccacggcgatcgaatttcgatggaggcgaaattctagaagcccgtgtgctgtgcgatgtcagtgcacgttaaagaatcacaggtgctcgaaattcactacggcgtctctcatagcttgagtcgctttgggacgttaaacccccataaaccaaacctttgaACGGCTATTCTCATTCCAATGTGCGCGCAGACCCAGGGTACGGAACCTACGGGCGTTAGGTTACTTGTTTAGATTTTGCCACGCAGTTTTGTGCagtttttggtcgtctgtaggtCAGACGGTAGACAGCGCACGAGAACTAAATCTATTGGCTATAACTTGCATTAAGCTTCGGTTGTGGCGGATAAGGCTGGTACAAAGTAAATTCTTTTCCCTTTATAATGTAGCGAAAAATCTTACGCCGATCCATTTTAACGCACTTGTCCGAGGTTGTCGCTGCCTTGCGAAACTCGTGAGAGCTTTGCGGCCATATCCCTGCTGGCCGTTAAAAGGTATTTTTGCCTATTCTCTGGAGCGTTAGTGTTTTAATATATGTTACGCCCTATAGTGCACGTCACAAAGGGTTTCCCCAAAAATTGAAATTAAGTGAAGAGGGTTGGTGTTCAGGGTACAGTCATTTTTAAGTTTTTATTTGTGCTGTTGATGTGTTGCGTAGGACTCGCAAAGCTTATGACTCCAACACTCATGGCAGAGATGACAAAAATTTCCCGTTGCGTGTAAATTAAAATCGTTGCGAATTAAGAGGGTGACGAGAAAAAAACGGGTTTGCGGGGGCGCGTGCAAGGAAATCACTGCGCGTCATTCTTGTGTATAGCGCGCGCGAGCTCTTTGCTCGAGAGCCGGCCAATGACGTATAAACGGTAGCGCTTGATTCGTGGCATACTTGCCAGCACACGCGTATAGGCCTCGCTTTGCAGTCTAAGGGAGCCAGCGTTTACAGTGTGCCTCCACCTCGCAGTTTCTGCTTGGCGCCGCACTCTCTCGgtgggcgcgtctccagggttctggcacacTCACCATTTCCTCTGTGGTACTCGGGTTTGATGTGTAGCTGGTCCAGGAGGCGGCGACctgacgtggtctgtgcaagacgcgtgtattagTTTACCAAGTGGGCTCGGAGCTCCCGAAAGGTGTTCACCAGGGCCAGGAGTCTGGTTGGATACGGCGACTAGGAggtcgagagcccgcttgatgacttgCCGGTGGATGGCCTCGAGTTGGTCATCATCGTGTTTGCGTAGGTGCAAGTAGGCAGTcgagtagaggattctactcgttacgaaagcatgggcaagccgcaatGCATCCGCCCCGCTTTTTGGAGACCCGGCTGGTCACGCGGCCTACCTGTTCTCCCACCGTGCGAATTTTGGCCAGGGTGGTGTCGACCCTGCGTTGGTGGTGCGCAAATCGGTCCCGAGGGAAGATTGATGCGAAGCTGAGTTGTATCCCGAGGGGAGAGACGTacgtgcacaaattcagattcaCCAGGGGCACAATAGAGTCCGCAGTATGTCGGGTAGTCGTCGACTACggtcgccgctgcttgcaggaaggactccatgtggcccaggttaCCTTGCATAGTCCAGAGTATAGTGTACTAGATTAGGTGTGGGGGGAGGTCTGGAGCCGTTGTGAAGCTATAATTCCAGACACGCCTAGGTGGCGCTGCAGTACCTTTCACCTGGGTCATCGCACTCCCGCATGCTCCCACTCGAGCGGCGTTCTGGTGCGCGCATCGAATGTACTTTATGAAGTCGATTCAACGCTAATTCTATGGACGCTTAAAAGAAAAAGCATGCAATGCTACATATATTGTTTACAAGTAGGGCTATGCGGAGACttcgcgaaaaaaacaaggaaccTTTTACCACACACAGAACAGCATTTATTTTATTCAAATATACAGCACTGAAGGAAAAAGGGCTCATAAACCGCAGTTCACGTGCTCCTGCTGAGCTTAAGATGTTTAGCTCGCTGCCTTTTTGTGACATTTGAGCTATTCAGGCTTTTAACAAGGAAGTGCAAGGGCGTGAGTATGTAAAAAGAAACAATTTTACTCACTTGTTCCCTGTGCTGATCGCAACCAACACTGTTGGCTGTTGGCATGCAGCTCTGTTACACTAAAACATTTAGTGAATATATTTTCGAGTGCAAGCATGAAGTTGTACAGCACTTTTGATGGGTACAACAGTCCTCCCCAGTCACATTGCTCAGTAAAGCTAGAGGGGAGGCGGTcacaagctgctgc contains:
- the LOC144099138 gene encoding uncharacterized protein LOC144099138 isoform X1, with the protein product MDDSCEQAATPNQNPAVNASCGQAAPVNQEYAGNDSCGQAASLNQHCTGGDSAFWRHIPPPLPSLLPRQQPHPYYGGFTWPPYNPYQQYWNGAYYGLNGAYYVWNAGYYGWPVQHAPQATADFECHSTVMQERPSYQEPTSHTGESHDATPMDISPCASPVDADKSYTSTKTEAEASALKGTKCSQGVNESLNPHKAQKVDPRLASSSALPLSERCQPCRRKMLAQTRGEGSDYLADQCSSKVRLSSEKAAHKMSCGSGMTKTEVERAHQGPTAVTESTPVPHCGPVGASFQKTSEYVPSGLAGYTKHTAKPISVFVPVANDLRSQTNNVVKKQRSKTLVKIDCVNAGDALSLGQEFCQERRPLFEKADMSKGTQAGKPGFNPRPQKFAEHSVNGAANGACGGGNRPTSDDAKGQKLSGSYSPHPAVDITTKNAILSEVGLLLGSRVEDLDEPLMLSSELTKLDEGWLWRFQ